A segment of the Luteolibacter sp. Y139 genome:
GGGGGGAACGGCGTCGCTTACGTGGGAGATCATGTCCGATTTTCCCCCGTTCTCTATTACGTCATGACGTGGGAATGCGAAAAAAGGACCGCGCCCCCCGGCAGCGGTCCTTTTCGTCGAAGAAATCCCCCTGATCTCTCAGTCTTCCCCACGCTCCAGCGAGTAGGCGGTCATCAGACCGGCCACGATCGCCAGGCCACAGAAAGCCGGAGCCCCCAGCAGGAATGTGCCGGCCACCGCCCCCGCGGAAGCCAACGCACAGACCGAACCAGCGAAATAAACCAGCAGCGGCATCCCGATGCCCCAGAAAATCGGATTGCGGCCGCAAAGCAGCGAACCGGCGAGGCAAACGATGGCCGACATGAACATCGTGCCGCCCGCAATGGTCAGCGAGCGCATGAACCAGTCTTCCTGACCGAACCAAACCCCGGCCGCACCGCCGAACACCAGGGCGGCGACGATCGCGATCACCGTGTTGATCACCCCTTCGCGGCTGCCCGTCCACAGGCCGGCCTTCTGGCCGCTCTCGTTGCGCTGGCGGCAGCGCTCGAGCTTGGCGGATTGGGCCAGCTCGTCATCGGAGAGCCGGACCTGATCGGCACCTTGGGGAAAGGGAGGAAGGGGGAGGTTCGTGGTCATACTCATCCAATCGCAATCGCGACTCCACGATTTTCAAAAAATCCAAATTATCCCGATTCACGAAAACTCCGGAATCACCGAAGCTCGCAAATGAATGACATTCACCGGCCGAACCGGCAACCTTGAGGCGGTCGCATCCCGCCAGCTCCTCAGGCCCGCTCTGGCCGACCGAAGATCCCGTCGATCAGGAAGGCCGTGACCATCCCGGCCGCGATCGTCACACCGAGGAAAAGCGGTGCCCCGTAGAGCAAGCCGACGCTTCCATCGCGCCCGCTGATCAGCGCCACCAGCATCCCGGCAAGATAGACCATGACCGGCACGCCCAGACCCCAGCGGATCGGATTCCGGCCAAACAAAAGGGATCCGGCGATCGAAACCACAACTCCCATCGCCATCGAACCGGTCGCAAGCTGAAGACCTTGCAGCCACAGGGAACTCCCCTCCGCCACCGCGAACCACGACCCGGCAGCGCCTCCGAAGAGCATCGCCGCACACAGGACGAACATGGTCCCGGACCAGCCGCATCCGCCGCTCAGTCCAGCCGTCCGGCCCAGCGTCGCTGCGGATTCTTCTTTGGTAAGTGGAGATCCCCCGATCACGCCTATTAGAAAGCCGGAAGTTTTCTAACGGAGCAAGCTTCAATTTTCCGAAATTTTTAGAAAACCTTCCGATATGCCCTGATTTTGCAAAATCGGGCGTTCCACGGCCATGGAACGCCCGATTCTATCGGATAGGTTTCTGCTAGGCCGCCGTTAGATTCCCTCAAGGAACGGCAGTGATACCTACCCGCAGGAACCCCTTCGGTCCGCGCGGCGTCGCCCCTCCCACGTTTCCGTTGAGGCGGAAGGTCCGGTAGCTCCAGCCCACACTCGGATCAGGCATCGCCGGAGTTCCCGTCAGGGCAGGCACCACCTCGGTCACGTTCTGGCCGAACACCGAGAGATCATTGGTCCCCGCGATTTCATAGGTCACCCCGTCCACAGTCGCGGAAACCGGCGCCGCACCCGTGAACGTCGCACCGCTGCGGACTGGCAGCATGACGAGCAGAGCCTGCGCCCCGCCCACCGTCTCGACCCGGCTCCGCACCTTGCCGCTCGGCACCCCGCTCGCCGGATTCCCGTCGATCGCAAACTCCTCCAGATTCGTGAGCCCGTCGTGGTCCGGGTCAGCGGATTTCGCCGCATTCCCCCCGCTCAAGCTGGGGAACTGCGCGATCCAGCTCGGGAACGGATCCGCCGGCACCTCCAGCAAGCCGAAGCCGGTGATCCGCGCCGTCTCATGCTGGGCCCCCGAGCCAATCGCCCCATAGGTCCCCGCCGCTTGGCTCACTCCACCGATCACCAGGCTGCCGATCGTGTCGGTAGTGGCGTGATCGAGTTCAAGGAAGGCGCCGTTCGCAATCTCCACCTTCGCCCCATCGGCGAGGCTCGCGAAGTTCAGGCTCAGCGTCCCTCCCGACACGCGGGTCGTGCCCGTGTAGTTATTGGCCGCCTGGAGCACCATCGTGCCCGGACCCGTCTTCGTCAGGCCTCCGACCGCACTGTTGAAGTCTCCCGACTGGTTGGTCAGCGCATTGGAAACGATCAGGTCCTCAAGCTCGTCGCCGGTGACATTCGCCACGTTGAAGACGGTGTCCGAGGACAGGTGATTCGCTTTTCCCGTGGTGCTCTGGATGATCGAGGCCGCACTGCCAACGACCGTGAAGTCGCCCTTGAACTGATAGCCCTGATACGTGCCCGCATCCGAAGAAGCCTGGGTAAGCACTCCCCCATTGAGCTTCACCGGGCCGATCAAGTTGTAGCGGCTGGCGTTCAAGGTGCCGCCGTTGAGGACCAAGGTCGGCAGCAACGAAACATCCGCCGACTGGTTGCTGAAGATGTTGTTGGTATTGAGCAGCACCACCGCCTCGCTCTCCACGGTGATCGTCCGCCCGGCGATCTGCGCATTGCCGAAGTTGGTGGAAGTCGGAGCGCCGCCTGCGAATGAACTCGCGGTCACCTGCCCTTCCTGGATCACGGCGTTGCCCGTGTAGCTACCGGTCCCTGTTAGAACCAGTGTCCCGCTGCCGGACTTCACGAACGAAAGCGGCTCGCCGAAGGGGCTCGCGTTGATCGCCCCGCCGAAGGTGCTGCCGTTGTCGTCATCGAGCGTCAGCGTCGCCGCTTGTGCGCCGGTATTCGTGATCACGCCGCCTAGGCTGCCAGCCATTCCGCCGACAGTCGGGCTGAAGCCATTCAGGTCGATCGTGCCGCCGGTCGCCGTGACCATCGTCGTCGCCGGTCCGAGCGCCTGCGCATTTCCTAGCACCAGCGTTCCCTGCTGCACCGCGGTGCCGCCGGTATGAATATTGGCCCCGTTGAGCAGGATCGTGCCGCTCCCGCCGGTCGTCAGCTTGCCGGTGCCCGAAATCTTCGAGTCCACGGTGAAGTAACTGCCCGATTGGTTCGCCCACAGCTGGTCCGCACTGAGAATCACCTGTCCGGTCGTATTGATGACACCCGGCCCGCTGCCAGCCTCACCGAGGATGCCGTTCGCACCGATCGTCAGGTTGTGCGTGCCACCGATCTCGACCAATCCCGAGCCTGCGGTGAAAACCACCGCCTTCATGTTCTGGTTCGCACCCAGCACGGTGCTGAAGTTGTCAGCCTCGGCCGCCGTGAATGCCACCGTCTTGGAACCATTCGAAACGATCGCCCCTGCCGCCACGGTTCCCGCTGCATCGGTCGTCCAGTTCGTACCCGCCCAACTCGCACTCGTCCCACCTTTCCAAAAGTAATCGGCGACCGGCGGCACCACGACCACCACGGTCGAGCGCAGGTTATCGATATTGAACACCGCATTCGGCGAAGTGCTACCACCATTGCCATAGGTGAACTTCAGGATCAGCTGCGCCCATCCACCGTTCGCCAGTGACTGCGCATTGCCCACCGTCAGCGGCCACGTGTAGGTCTGCGGCGCACCGCCCACCGGCACATCGAACTCGCCGAGCGGCGACCAACCCACGCCATCACCTTGGATGATCAGCTCCACCTTCGCATTCCCATACCACGAGTTGTAGCCCGGGTTCGGATACGAGACATCGAGCTTGATATCGGTCGCCCCCGTGAAGAGCGCCTGACGGGTTGGCTGGTCGAGATTGATCTGCGTCGGAGTGGAATACCACATCCCTTGCCAGCCACCATCCACACCCATCGGCGTGGTGACGGCCAGCGCATGGGTTCCTTCGGTCGCGCCCGTGGTGGTGGTCGCTACGGTGGTCTCATCGCCGGTCACGGCCGGGTTTCCTGCGGAGGACTCCCATCCTTGGGTCCCGGTTTCCCAGGAAAAGACCAGCCCGGCATGGCAGACCGGCGTGAGGAGGAGAGCGGAAAAAAAGCTGAGATGGATCGGGGATTTCATGGGCTTGGGTTGTCCCGTCATACCGGACTACTTGGGTCTCCGGAGATAGACGATGGTCCATCAAATCACCCGCCCCTCCTTTGCGCCACGACGGCAAGGAGGGGTTTTCATCTCCCCCGAATGGGGGGAAGCCACGCAGCTCAAAGCCGGATCAAGCCGCGCTGCAGCGACACCGACACCGCCTCGGCCCGGTCATGCACGCCCAGCTTCTGGAACAGCGACTTCATGTGCGACTTCACCGTCTCCTCCGAGATGAACATCGCCGAGGCCATCTCCTTGTTCGTCCGCCCGCGCGAAACCAGCCGCAGCACGTCGAGTTCGCGGGGTGTTAGGTTCGGCCGGATCAAACGGTCGGCAAGCCGCGACGCGATATTCTGTGGCAAGTAGCGCTCGCCCTGGTTCACCTGCCGCACCGCTGCCACCAGCTCTTCCTTCGTCGTGTCCTTCAGCAAATACCCGCGCGCACCTGCCTCCAGTGCTTGAAAAATGTCCTCCTCGTTGTCGTAGGTCGTCAGCACCAGCACCTTCGCCGCCGCATCGCGGGCCACTAGTGCCTTGATCGTCTGCACGCCATCACCATCCGGCATCCGCAGGTCCATGATGTAAACGTCCGCGACCTCCTTCGAGCCCATGACCTCGTTGCCACTGCCCGCTTCGGCCACCACTTTCAGGTCCTGTTGGCTGTCGAGAATCGCCGCGAGACCGGCTCGCAACGAGGGATGATCATCGGCGAGGAAAATCCGGATGGGCTTTTTCATGTC
Coding sequences within it:
- a CDS encoding beta strand repeat-containing protein translates to MKSPIHLSFFSALLLTPVCHAGLVFSWETGTQGWESSAGNPAVTGDETTVATTTTGATEGTHALAVTTPMGVDGGWQGMWYSTPTQINLDQPTRQALFTGATDIKLDVSYPNPGYNSWYGNAKVELIIQGDGVGWSPLGEFDVPVGGAPQTYTWPLTVGNAQSLANGGWAQLILKFTYGNGGSTSPNAVFNIDNLRSTVVVVVPPVADYFWKGGTSASWAGTNWTTDAAGTVAAGAIVSNGSKTVAFTAAEADNFSTVLGANQNMKAVVFTAGSGLVEIGGTHNLTIGANGILGEAGSGPGVINTTGQVILSADQLWANQSGSYFTVDSKISGTGKLTTGGSGTILLNGANIHTGGTAVQQGTLVLGNAQALGPATTMVTATGGTIDLNGFSPTVGGMAGSLGGVITNTGAQAATLTLDDDNGSTFGGAINASPFGEPLSFVKSGSGTLVLTGTGSYTGNAVIQEGQVTASSFAGGAPTSTNFGNAQIAGRTITVESEAVVLLNTNNIFSNQSADVSLLPTLVLNGGTLNASRYNLIGPVKLNGGVLTQASSDAGTYQGYQFKGDFTVVGSAASIIQSTTGKANHLSSDTVFNVANVTGDELEDLIVSNALTNQSGDFNSAVGGLTKTGPGTMVLQAANNYTGTTRVSGGTLSLNFASLADGAKVEIANGAFLELDHATTDTIGSLVIGGVSQAAGTYGAIGSGAQHETARITGFGLLEVPADPFPSWIAQFPSLSGGNAAKSADPDHDGLTNLEEFAIDGNPASGVPSGKVRSRVETVGGAQALLVMLPVRSGATFTGAAPVSATVDGVTYEIAGTNDLSVFGQNVTEVVPALTGTPAMPDPSVGWSYRTFRLNGNVGGATPRGPKGFLRVGITAVP
- a CDS encoding response regulator transcription factor is translated as MKKPIRIFLADDHPSLRAGLAAILDSQQDLKVVAEAGSGNEVMGSKEVADVYIMDLRMPDGDGVQTIKALVARDAAAKVLVLTTYDNEEDIFQALEAGARGYLLKDTTKEELVAAVRQVNQGERYLPQNIASRLADRLIRPNLTPRELDVLRLVSRGRTNKEMASAMFISEETVKSHMKSLFQKLGVHDRAEAVSVSLQRGLIRL